In Desulfopila inferna, a single genomic region encodes these proteins:
- a CDS encoding cupin domain-containing protein — protein sequence MKKIDLNTTREFTEGAMKRFFLVEDSPNFKIINFNLAAGATFPVHSHDLDGELSILVIEGEGNFLGEGDEEIPAKTGEMLISQIREPHGVRATTDMRIIVTIAPPI from the coding sequence ATGAAAAAAATTGACCTGAACACGACCAGAGAGTTCACGGAAGGCGCAATGAAACGCTTTTTTCTGGTGGAAGATTCTCCGAATTTTAAAATCATTAATTTCAATCTGGCCGCGGGGGCCACTTTCCCCGTGCACTCTCACGATCTCGATGGTGAATTGTCCATCCTGGTAATCGAGGGCGAGGGGAATTTCCTTGGCGAAGGCGATGAGGAGATTCCTGCAAAAACCGGAGAAATGCTGATCTCGCAGATACGCGAGCCGCATGGCGTTCGCGCCACCACTGATATGCGCATCATTGTCACCATTGCACCTCCTATCTGA